TCACGAACCCGCCCCCATTCGCGTCATTCCTGCGAAGGCAGGAAGATGGATTCACATTTCAAGTGCAACACCTGATCTGAGAATATCTCAGCGGGAGTCCTGTACCCCAGGCATTTGCGCGGGGTGTTGTTGTAGGCCTGCACCAGCTGAGTGAACCGGTCCTCGGCGAGGCCGGCGAGGTCGGTCTTCCTTAGGAGGGTGCGTCGCATCCTCCTGATGGCGTTCTCTACGCCTCCCTTCTGCCATGGGGAGTGGGTATCACAGAAGAAGGTCTGGATACCCTGGTCATGGAGGTGGTGATGCCTTGCGAACTCAGTGCCGTTATCGAAGGTGATGGTCTGACGCCACTCGGGCGGGAGGGGAGCCAGCACCCGTGCCATGGCCGCGGCTATGGGGGCTGAGGCCTTTCCCTCCGGTCTGAGCGCTATGAGCAGGCGGGAGTGGCGTTCGTGGAGGGTGAGTACGGCTTGGCCGTAGGTGCGGAAGAGCATCAGGTCTGCCTCCCAGTGACCGGGTGTCCGCCGGTCGTCAGCTCCCTGGGGACGTTCCGCAACTGGACGGCGGAGGTGGATGAATGAGGCGGGGTTGCCTCCCCTGCGACCTCTCCATCCCCTCTTGGACTTGCCGCGTGGCAGGTAGTTGCGCCAGGAGTAGTCCTTCTTCCTGGCCAGTTGGCCGTAAATGAACCGGTCTATGGTCTCGTGGGAGATGACCTGTCTGCCTGACTCCACTGCCAGACGGCCAGACACCTGCTCGGGCGACCAACCCTGCTGGAGACGGGTGAGCACCTGGTCCCGCAGGGCGCTGTCCCGCTCCAGCTTGGAACCACGCCAACGCCGGGCGTGTGCCTGCTGGTCGGCGTACACCGGTTGATACCCTTGAGTCCGGGAACCATTTCGCTTCAACTCCCGAGCAACTGTCGATGGCGAGCGATCCACACTTGCTGAGATCTGACGGACACTCTGTCCCTCGGCTCGTAGACGGGCCATTTCACACCGCTCTTCAATGGTGACATGCCTGTACTCTTTTCCCATGACAACACCTTAGCAAGGTGTTGCACTTCGTTTGTGAGTTTAGGGAATCCAGAGGGGCAGCGCACGAGGGGCCGTTC
This region of Chloroflexota bacterium genomic DNA includes:
- a CDS encoding IS30 family transposase, giving the protein MGKEYRHVTIEERCEMARLRAEGQSVRQISASVDRSPSTVARELKRNGSRTQGYQPVYADQQAHARRWRGSKLERDSALRDQVLTRLQQGWSPEQVSGRLAVESGRQVISHETIDRFIYGQLARKKDYSWRNYLPRGKSKRGWRGRRGGNPASFIHLRRPVAERPQGADDRRTPGHWEADLMLFRTYGQAVLTLHERHSRLLIALRPEGKASAPIAAAMARVLAPLPPEWRQTITFDNGTEFARHHHLHDQGIQTFFCDTHSPWQKGGVENAIRRMRRTLLRKTDLAGLAEDRFTQLVQAYNNTPRKCLGYRTPAEIFSDQVLHLKCESIFLPSQE